From a region of the Vanrija pseudolonga chromosome 2, complete sequence genome:
- the rgf1_0 gene encoding Rho1 guanine nucleotide exchange factor 1, whose product MAPTGPRARPGPPPGGARPQPQPNVRNEVFENIFGRPAGGHHLGPGVPPGAHPVPVRPQYGGYGQPQQQQGGYPQYQQQPRAYPAQGGGGGGGGSLIPGPPPGQQGGYGGQQQQQQQQYAGANGYAPRPRGPSYGSTEPPPNPRRASFTPSIPPPNTYPANGGSSSTTAQAAPTTSYNGYVTPAARVDRLPHISSIQPGAIVAGGPALAQHPLPRSSSATGPPPATMSMPQPMPQPSLPTRSVSNASTLTTATMSMRSVSGSSTATHASSATTVSVPPPRSGSLHAKNGPIRVTIPSPTITTSPNKAFSALPRTSEEQSTLDPGNPRERARSHGAASPPPDYLRATHPPNAASAHSTPGGLLDDIPGFPTRSDSDLGLGHLSGPWEPTPAARPDQVRQRPPEVRHTSTASSSSQHRSMHSRMPSDSSIASSVYTVGQNQRIAPLSQMGPVPDSPFGSPSTPTGSENGYGMFQRIARKSMESTHSLPLPNASVRQAAILQTMPVIIPALLSSVAGAFRQLVDVSEIVKEGITYKDAFDGRTAVTIISDIIKTPDRNLALLLGRALDAQKFFHDVTYAHRLRDTPNEIYQFKERLVAPFVNDSAIMDSPGSEHIGLTRPPSSSSGTAPTARKQIGYDALLDSPVLQTTKATPVPGGTPLESDDSEDDLPNGVFTLLTECYSPTCSREQLCYSINCPRRLEQMKRLNVKSAHPGLSRKLSEESLHDEPKETGTLWIHSVSQDILDSVDDTEKKRQEAINEVIYTERDFVRDLEYLRDSWVKPLRTQDIVSSDRRDEFVRQVFWNVHDVLQVNHVLAERLTKRQKQQPVVQSLGDIFLDCVPHFEPFVVYGAHQLWGKYEFEKEKNTNPAFQKFVDETERKPESRKLELNGYLTKPTTRLGRYPLLLEAVLKYTPEDHSDKRDLPEVIKMIKAFLSKVNVESGKSENAFELAQIDKQIMFRQGDNIDLRLRDRSRELVHKGPVKRRGGNQGGENADLIAFLFDHAFLLVKSKWVNKAEQYKVYRRPIPLELLVLRYPEDHYNSAKLSAGTNNKLIRAGGPAGKAGGKSQLAHIPPKPESKHGFFLNVIHLGRKGYELQLWIDTYAGRRKWIESIEKQQQVIRDHSTIFVSETITEGFFQGLRRINCLSPYDNGNRMIYGTDEGVYFSNLRDPKLREPVKVINLVDVAQVDVIEEYQLLIVLSERQVTTFPLDCLDPNDPNAALKRGKRVSSHTSFFKSGVCLGRTLVAVVKSSPLSSTIKVLEPVDQSMRGKKPQGSFMKSLKGAQDTLKVFKEFYIPFESFSVYFLKTKLCVGCQKGFEIVDLETLDLQSLLDPSDQSLDFVLKREGVRPMAIYRIESDFLLCYDDFAFYVNKNGWRARPKWAIVWEGAPTAFALLYPYVIAFEPTFVEVRHVETGHLVQIIPGSHITCLFADMPPSTVNAPVPQQRQIMYPQQPGNGQMYRPPPGQFGMPQGYGYPPQGYNGANGGRPPMPYGAPPPMQPIRNFQFRPQIIFVSDDGHVQFLKLPPPNGNNRRSCVNALSWSDDGAVLLSGSDDKRICMWTADTRSGIAGSADSPHPLRLRESIITGHQANIFWSSFLPSAGPPRIVSCAGDSDIRVFDVEKLSWAPTLRGKGALDGRSGAGVTILRCHSDRTKRIATEASPFQFLSVSEDGTVRQHDLRRPHACPGECPTPLFRAPDGVDLYSLSLSPAAPHVFAVAGQTDAAYVLDRRMLARQTPSWGEHTKRAGQVHCVRRLGLPDDEWEGVSPSRSGYDGERHITCVKLNPDNPAEAICAFAKHSTALFNLNDSPVETSAAATSEHGVVSPNPSRGRAQTDTVGVLEAQQEIVEDVLEDAEAAVAAEAGRTDTQAVPETTDTNAGTRQPHKRRHSEVSTVTGDLSPVTRLRTEEHLGGADEIDLDDIRELEEDVLAVVSEAEGETVFLFDDDDEDAEETGGDDDSDSGEEIDLSHFGYNLTGDGEDEDEDEEDDDDDDEDDSDDDSNFGFRRGARSATGQFGSVPLLHPRRMFKGARNVETVKDCTFLGDSSDKIASGSDDGNFFVWDKVTGRLEGIWEGDNEVVNVMSQHPTLPVIAVSGIDSTVKVFAPTASRLATSHIRTADVDRIIQRNKYRPRPARQFNPFSDRTTILQYLTNYVANNGLGPLEPVVGDVPVGRRTALQFVSDGQTISFVHRDIGVEDDEDEDDDDEEPMEDEDE is encoded by the exons ATGGCTCCAACGGGaccgcgcgcacgcccagGCCCCCCGCCGGGCGGCGCTcgcccccagccccagcccaacGTGCGCAACGAGGTCTTTGAGAACATCTTTGGCCGCCCAGCCggcggccaccacctcggACCTGGCGTGCCGCCCGGCGCACACCCCGTCCCCGTCCGCCCGCAGTACGGAGGGTACGgacaaccacaacaacaacagggAGGATACCCCCagtaccagcagcagccgcgaGCTTACCCcgcccaaggaggaggaggagggggagggggatcGCTGATCcctggcccgccgccggggcagCAGGGAGGATACGgcggacagcagcagcagcagcagcagcaataCGCCGGCGCGAATGGatacgcgccgcgccccaggGGCCCGAGCTATGGTAGTACT GAGCCGCCGCCCAAcccgcgacgagcgagctTTACGCCGTCGATTCCGCCACCAAACACTTACCCTGCCAACGGGGGGTCGAGCAGCACAACAGCACAAGCAGCGCCGACAACATCTTACAACGGATATGTAacgcccgcggcgagggTAGACCGTCTGCCGCACATCTCGTCGATCCAGCCCGGTGCGATCGTGGCGGGCGGCCCAGCCCTCGCCCAGCATCCTTTgcccaggtcgtcgtccgccaCCGGACCACCTCCGGCAACTATGAGCATGCCCCAGCCCATGCCTCAGCCATCATTGCCTACCAGATCAGTGTCCAACGCCTCTACGCTGACAACGGCAACAATGAGCATGCGGTCCGtgtcgggcagctcgaccgcAACACACGCCTCATCTGCAACCACTGTCTCCGTGCCTCCCCCGCGCTCGGGATCCCTGCACGCCAAGAACGGCCCCATTCGCGTCACCATCCCCTCacccaccatcaccacctcgcccaacAAGGCCTTCTCGGCCCTCCCCAGAACGTCAGAGGAGCAGTCAACACTGGACCCGGGCAACCCGAGGGAGAGGGCCAGATCACATGGCGCAGCGTCCCCACCGCCAGACTACTTGCGCGCGACCCACCCTCCCAAcgcagcctcggcgcacTCGACGCCAGGAGGGTTATTAGACGACATTCCGGGCTTCCCGACCAGGTCGGATTCggatctcggcctcggccacctcaGCGGCCCTTGGGAACCCACTCCAGCGG CGCGACCAGATCAAGTAAGGCAGCGGCCCCCGGAAGTGCGGCATACGTccacggcgagctcgtcatcACAACACCGCTCAATGCACTCGCGCATGCCCTCCGACTCGTCCATCGCGTCCAGCGTCTACACTGTGGGGCAGAACCAGCGGATAGC TCCGCTGTCCCAGATGGGTCCCGTCCCCGACTCTCCATTCGGCTCTCCCTCGACACCGACTGGATCCGAGAACGGCTACGGCATGTTCCAGAGAATAGCACGCAAGTCGATGGAGTCGACACACTCGCTCCCCTTACCAAAC GCCAGCGTGCGCCAGGCCGCCATTCTCCAGACCATGCCCGTCATCATCCCAGCGCTCCTGTCCAGTGTCGCCGGCGCCTTCCGCCAGCTGGTCGACGTTAGTGAGATTGTCAAGGAGGGCATTACCTACAAGGACGCCTTTGATGGCCGCACGGCAGTCACCATCATCTCGGACATTATCAAGACGCCGGATCGCAACCTCGCACTTCTTCTCGGTCGTGCCCTGGACGCGCAAAAGTTCTTCCATGATGTCACCTACGCGCACAGGCTGCGTGACACGCCAAACGAGATCTACCAGTTCAAGGAGCGTCTCGTTGCGCCGTTTGTCAACGACTCGGCGATTATGGACTCGCCTGGATCAGAGCACATTGGTCTGACCAGACCTCCATCGTCTTCGAGTGGGACTGCACCCACAGCCCGGAAACAGATTGGCTACGATGCcctgctcgactcgcccgtCCTCCAGACGACCAAGGCTACCCCAGTACCTGGTGGTACGCCGCTGGAAtccgacgactcggaggacgacCTGCCCAACGGTGTCTTCACGCTCCTAACCGAGTGTTACTCGCCGACATGTTCCCGCGAGCAGCTCTGTTACTCGATCAActgtcctcgccgcctggaGCAGATGAAACGGCTCAACGTCAAGTCGGCCCACCCAGGATTATCGCGCAAGCTGAGCGAGGAGTCGTTGCACGACGAGCCAAAGGAGACGGGTACACTATGGATCCACTCGGTGTCCCAGGACATCCTCGACAGCGTAGACGACACGGAGAAGAAGCGACAAGAGGCCATCAACGAAGTCATTTACACGGAACGAGACTTTGTTCGCGACCTCGAGTATCTTCGCGACTCTTGGGTCAAGCCCCTTCGCACCCAGGACATCGTCTCATCGGACCGCAGGGACGAGTTTGTGCGGCAGGTCTTCTGGAACGTGCACGACGTGCTCCAGGTCAACCACGTCCTGGCAGAACGCCTCACAAAACGCcagaagcagcagcctgTTGTGCAGTCGCTCGGTGACATCTTCCTGGACTGCGTCCCCCACTTTGAGCCGTTTGTCGTCTACGGAGCGCATCAACTGTGGGGAAAGTACGAGTttgagaaggagaagaacaCGAACCCTGCCTTCCAAAAGTTTGTTGACGAGACGGAACGGAAACCAGAGTCTCGCAAGCTCGAACTCAACGGCTACCTCACCAAGCCGACGACTCGACTGGGTCGATACCCGCTCTTGCTGGAGGCGGTCCTCAAGTACACGCCAGAGGACCACTCCGACAAGCGCGATCTTCCCGAGGTGATCAAGATGATCAAGGCGTTCCTGTCCAAGGTCAACGTCGAGAGTGGAAAGTCGGAGAATGCgttcgagctcgcccagaTCGACAAGCAGATCATGTTCCGCCAAGGCGACAACATTGATCTCCGATTGAGAGATCGCAGCCGCGAGCTTGTCCACAAGGGACCCGTCAAGAGACGAGGAGGAAACCAGGGCGGCGAGAATGCCGATTTGATCGCCTTCCTCTTTGACCACGCCTTCCTGTTGGTCAAATCCAAGTGGGTCAACAAGGCCGAGCAATACAAGGTCTACCGACGACCCATTCCTCTCGAATTACTCGTCCTTCGATACCCAGAGGACCACTACAACTCGGCAAAGCTCTCCGCCGGCACGAACAACAAGCTAATCCGTGCTGGCGGACCTGCTGGCAAGGCAGGCGGTAAGAGCCAGCTGGCGCACATCCCACCTAAGCCCGAGAGCAAGCACGGCTTCTTCCTCAACGTcatccacctcggccgcaagGGATACGAGTTGCAGCTTTGGATCGACACGTATGCCGGCAGGAGGAAGTGGATTGAGAGCATTGAAAAGCAGCAGCAAGTCATTCGCGACCACTCGACAATCTTTGTTAGCGAGACGATCACCGAAGGCTTCTTCCAGGGCCTGAGACGGATCAACTGCCTCAGCCCTTACGACAACGGCAACCGCATGATCtacggcaccgacgagggcgtcTACTTCTCAAACTTGCGCGACCCGAAACTACGCGAGCCCGTCAAGGTTATCAACCTGGTTGATGTGGCCCAGGTCGATGTGATCGAGGAGTACCAGCTGCTCATTGTTCTGAGTGAGCGCCAGGTCACCACCTTCCCCCTCGACTGCCTTGACCCCAACGACCCCAACGCGGCGCTCAAGCGTGGCAAGCGTGTGTCGTCGCACACGAGCTTCTTCAAGTCGGGTGTCTGTCTCGGACGCACATTGGTTGCTGTCGTCAAGAGCTCGCCGCTCTCGTCGACCatcaaggtgctcgagccCGTTGACCAGAGCATGCGGGGCAAGAAGCCGCAGGGAAGCTTCATGAAGAGCTTGAAGGGCGCCCAGGACACGCTCAAGGTGTTCAAGGAGTTCTACATTCCCTTTGAGAGCTTCTCGGTCTACTTCCTCAAGACCAAGCTCTGCGTTGGTTGCCAGAAAGGCTTTGAGattgtcgacctcgagacgctcgacctGCAGTCGCTCCTCGACCCGTCCGACCAGTCGCTCGACTTTGTCCTCAAACGCGAAGGCGTGCGCCCGATGGCCATCTACCGAATCGAGTCCGACTTCTTATTGTGCTACGACGACTTCGCATTCTACGTCAACAAGAACggatggcgagcgcgtcccAAATGGGCCATTGTGTGGGAaggggcgccgacggcgttTGCGCTGCTCTACCCCTACGTCATTGCGTTCGAGCCGACGTTTGTCGAAGTGCGCCACGTCGAGACTGGCCACTTAGTTCAGATCATCCCCGGCAGCCACATTACATGCCTGTTTGCCGACATGCCTCCGTCGACGGTCAACGCCCCTGTcccgcagcagcgccagaTCATGTACCCCCAGCAGCCGGGCAACGGACAGATGTACCGGCCACCACCGGGGCAGTTTGGCATGCCCCAAGGCTACGGCTACCCTCCGCAGGGTTACAACGGTGCGAATGGTGGACGGCCTCCCATGCCCTACGGCGCACCACCGCCGATGCAGCCGATCCGCAACTTCCAGTTCCGACCACAGATCATCTTTGTTTCGGACGACGGCCACGTCCAGTTCCTCAAGCTTCCGCCGCCGAATGGCAACAACCGGCGTTC CTGCGTCAACGCCCTCTCGTGGTCGGACGACGGGGCCGTCCTCCTCTCCGGCTCGGACGACAAGCG GATATGCATGTGGACGGCGGACACGCGCTCCGGCATCGCGggcagcgccgactcgccgcaTCCCTTGCGGCTGCGCGAGAGCATCATCACGGGCCACCAAGCCAACATCTTCTGGAGCAGCTTCCTCCCGTCTgctgggccgccgcgcatCGTCTCGTGTGCGGGAGACAGCGACATCCGCGTGTTCGACGTCGAGAAGCTGTCGTGGGCGCCGACTTTGCGCGGCaagggcgcgctcgacgggcgcagcggcgcggg CGTCACCATCCTCAGATGCCACAGCGACCGCACGAAACGCatcgcgaccgaggcgagcCCGTTCCAGTTCCTCTCCGTGTCCGAGGACGGCACGGTGCGGCAGCACGACCTGCGCAGGCCGCACGCGTGCCCGGGCGAATGTCCGACGCCGCTCTTCCGCGCGCCGGACGGCGTGGACCTGTACAGCCTCTCGCTgtcccccgccgcgccgcacgtgTTCGCGGTCGCGGGGCAAACGGACGCAGCGTACGTTCTTGACCGGCGCATGCTCGCGCGCCAGACCCCCAGCTGGGGCGAGCACACGAAGCGCGCCGGCCAGGTGCACTGCGTTCGGAGGCTTGGactgcccgacgacgagtgggaggGCGTGTCGCCCAGTCGTTCGGGGTACGATGGCGAGCGGCACATCACGTGTGTCAAGTTGAATCCGGACAACCCAGCGGAg GCAATCTGCGCGTTCGCGAAACACTCGACCGCGCTGTTCAACCTCAACGACTCGCCGGTCGAgacgtcggccgcggcgacaaGCGAGCATGGGGTCGTCTCGCCGAATCCTAGTCGGGGACGCGCGCAGACTGACACGGTCGGGGTGCTGGAGGCACAGCAGGAGATTGTGGAGGATGTGTTGGAagatgccgaggcggcggtagcCGCGGAGGCGGGGAGGACAGACACGCAAGCAGTGCCAGAGACCACAGACACCAACGCTGGCACAAGACAGCCGCACAAGAGGCGGCACTCGGAAGTATCGACTGTCACGGGCGACCTCTCACCCGTGACTCGGTTACGTACCGAGGAACACCTGGGAGGAGCGGACGAGATTGATCTGGACGAtatccgcgagctcgaggaggacgtgctGGCAGTCGTGTCAGAAGCAGAGGGCGAGACGGTCTTCCTCTTCG acgatgacgatgaagATGCCGAGGAAaccggcggtgacgacgactccGACTCTGGAGAGGAAATCGACCTGTCGCACTTCGGCTACAACCTCACCGGCGACGGCGAAGATGaagacgaggatgaggaggacgacgatgatgacgacgaggatgattccgacgacgacagcaacTTTGGCTTCAGACGCGGTGCGCGCAGCGCCACGGGCCAGTTTGGCAGCGTGCCTCTCCTGCACCCACGGCGGATGTTCAAGGGTGCGCGCAACGTCGAGACGGTCAAGG